Proteins from a genomic interval of Sulfurimonas sp. HSL3-2:
- a CDS encoding twin-arginine translocase TatA/TatE family subunit: MGMPGGWEWIIILLVIVILFGGKKIPELAKGLGKGIKSFKNEMKDEPETASSEEPKKVETDTKVSSTEETPSSTTKQA, encoded by the coding sequence ATGGGAATGCCTGGTGGATGGGAATGGATAATTATCCTTCTTGTAATTGTTATTTTATTCGGTGGTAAGAAAATTCCAGAACTTGCAAAAGGTTTAGGAAAAGGTATAAAAAGTTTTAAAAATGAGATGAAAGATGAGCCGGAAACAGCATCTTCTGAAGAACCAAAAAAAGTTGAGACTGATACAAAAGTTTCAAGCACAGAAGAAACACCTTCATCAACTACAAAACAAGCATAA
- the argS gene encoding arginine--tRNA ligase produces MKQRVGSLLREKFDRDVVLEKPKDRSFGHFSTPIAFSLAKELRKSPMVIAEELSSSFGEDEMFSSVESVQGYINFRLSETFLDEYASWVLKNQDKFGTSDKKEKILLEFVSANPTGPLHIGHARGAVYGDTLLRLGRHLGHDITAEYYVNDAGNQIDLLGLSIQLEGRANILNEDIEWPESFYRGEYMTDLTKDAVEKFGTEILTDESRQKELALWAKDKVMELIVKTLADTNIHFDTFVNESSLYDDWDRVMAKMGEGIYKKDDKMFIASSAKGDDADRVVVREDGRPTYLAGDIVYHNQKFERGYEHYINIWGADHHGYIPRVKAAVEFLGYDSSKLEVLLSQMVSLLKDGEPYKMSKRAGNVILMSDIVEEIGSDALRFIFASKKSDTALEFDVEEFKKQDSSNPIYYIQYAHARIKTLISKSDLSAEDIEKASLKGLSSDADSLLFEALLLPEIIEDAFSSRQVQKLTDYLKSLAAKLHKFYYDCRIIGTEDEAKLLKVLEVVALSLKTGMSLLGIEAKDRMVRDEEEA; encoded by the coding sequence TTGAAACAACGAGTTGGATCGCTTTTACGCGAAAAATTTGATCGAGACGTTGTTTTAGAAAAGCCTAAAGACAGAAGTTTTGGGCATTTTTCTACTCCAATAGCATTCTCTCTTGCAAAAGAACTACGTAAGTCGCCAATGGTGATAGCAGAAGAACTAAGTTCATCTTTCGGTGAAGATGAGATGTTTAGTTCTGTAGAATCTGTGCAGGGCTATATCAACTTTCGTTTGAGTGAAACATTCTTAGATGAGTATGCTTCATGGGTTCTAAAAAATCAAGATAAATTTGGTACATCAGATAAAAAAGAGAAGATCCTTTTAGAGTTTGTAAGTGCAAACCCTACGGGTCCTTTACATATCGGTCACGCTCGCGGGGCAGTATATGGAGATACTCTTTTACGTCTTGGTCGTCACCTTGGTCATGATATAACAGCTGAATACTATGTAAACGATGCGGGTAATCAGATCGATCTTCTTGGTCTGTCTATCCAGCTTGAGGGAAGAGCGAATATCTTAAACGAAGATATCGAGTGGCCTGAGAGTTTTTATCGCGGCGAATATATGACAGATCTCACAAAAGATGCTGTAGAAAAATTCGGTACAGAGATACTGACTGACGAGTCCCGTCAAAAAGAGTTGGCACTTTGGGCAAAAGACAAAGTGATGGAACTTATCGTAAAAACATTGGCAGATACAAATATTCACTTTGACACTTTTGTAAACGAGTCCTCTTTATATGATGACTGGGACAGAGTCATGGCTAAGATGGGCGAAGGTATCTATAAAAAAGACGACAAGATGTTTATTGCCTCATCAGCTAAGGGTGATGATGCCGATAGAGTCGTTGTACGTGAAGATGGACGTCCGACATATCTTGCCGGAGATATCGTGTACCATAACCAGAAGTTTGAAAGAGGTTATGAACACTATATCAACATCTGGGGAGCAGATCACCACGGTTATATACCGCGTGTAAAAGCTGCCGTAGAGTTTTTAGGATATGACAGTTCAAAACTTGAAGTGCTTCTGTCTCAGATGGTAAGTCTCTTAAAAGACGGCGAGCCGTACAAGATGAGTAAACGTGCAGGCAATGTTATACTTATGAGTGATATCGTAGAAGAGATCGGTTCTGATGCTCTTAGATTCATCTTTGCTTCAAAAAAGAGCGATACTGCTTTAGAGTTTGATGTTGAAGAGTTTAAAAAGCAAGACAGCTCGAACCCTATCTACTATATTCAGTATGCTCATGCACGTATTAAGACTTTGATCTCTAAGAGTGATCTTTCAGCAGAAGATATAGAAAAAGCATCATTGAAAGGTCTAAGCAGTGATGCCGATTCTCTTTTATTCGAGGCGCTTTTACTGCCGGAGATCATTGAAGATGCTTTTAGTTCAAGACAAGTCCAAAAACTAACGGATTATCTGAAGTCTCTTGCAGCGAAACTGCATAAATTCTATTATGACTGCAGGATCATAGGAACTGAAGATGAAGCAAAACTTCTAAAAGTTTTAGAGGTCGTTGCACTTTCGTTAAAAACAGGTATGAGTCTGCTTGGGATCGAAGCTAAGGACAGAATGGTCCGTGATGAGGAAGAGGCTTAA
- a CDS encoding ABC transporter ATP-binding protein — protein sequence MNLLKATSISHSFDYELFKDISLHVNEGDKIAITGVSGSGKSTFLHILSTLLNPQGGNVEILGKSLEELTAKDLVHLRSNDLGIIFQSHYLFRGFSAMENLEVASMLSHEEIDEGLLKRLNIAEVMYQKVSELSGGQQQRVSIARVLTKKPRIIFADEPTGNLDNKTAAEVMNIFDEYISHNKAALVLVTHDESMADRCDKVFHLENKELLQVK from the coding sequence ATGAATTTACTAAAAGCCACTTCCATATCGCATTCGTTCGACTATGAACTTTTTAAAGATATATCCCTACATGTAAACGAGGGAGATAAGATCGCCATTACCGGAGTCAGCGGCAGCGGTAAGTCGACATTCTTGCATATCCTTTCTACACTTTTAAATCCGCAAGGCGGAAATGTCGAGATATTGGGAAAAAGCCTTGAAGAACTGACTGCAAAAGATCTTGTACACCTGAGAAGCAACGATCTTGGGATCATCTTTCAGTCTCATTATCTCTTCCGCGGTTTCAGTGCTATGGAAAATCTTGAAGTGGCTTCGATGCTCTCTCATGAAGAGATAGACGAAGGACTTTTAAAAAGACTTAACATCGCAGAAGTGATGTATCAAAAGGTGAGTGAACTTTCAGGCGGACAACAGCAGCGCGTCTCGATAGCCAGAGTCCTTACAAAAAAACCGCGCATCATCTTTGCCGATGAGCCTACCGGAAACCTTGATAATAAAACGGCAGCAGAAGTGATGAACATCTTTGATGAGTATATTTCTCACAACAAGGCCGCACTTGTTCTTGTAACGCATGACGAGAGCATGGCAGACAGATGTGACAAGGTTTTTCATTTGGAAAACAAAGAGCTGTTACAGGTCAAATAA
- a CDS encoding DUF3373 family protein, which produces MKKTLLVSLAAATLLISDASAATMYDRFEAMEKEMNKLKAELANLKAKEANSEKAAMQKDDAEEDDSEEKPMASKASSDDEEDDDEPTVEEKISDMQDSIDSLNRRTGGNHLKFTADLRTAVENLQYKMADGTKNENDAFLTNRLWIGTNWAATDNISFTAQLAYNKAYGARSGASTNNSYENFDWITNENAYDDTLRVRSAYFFYRNNTFLGTDIPWTFSLGRRPSTNGHLVNFRDDDPAASPMGHTINVEFDGLSSKFSLEKVTGVSGMYVKFCAGRGMTNAAPKFSSTPYASNAQEISNIDLAGLIFVPYDNGQYKIGTQFYYANNLIDEVNASNPSAGMKTVGGLYSGTVNFVANGIGDGISDFLDDTIFFVSGAWSQTNPDGGKYMLGSKDSEAGYSGWVGLRIPSLISESGKWGFEYNYGSKYWRSMTYGEDTNIGSKLAARGNAYEAYFTEPLIDNILTLQIRYTYIDYEYSGSNGFFGEQTGTPMTMSEAVAAGYGSQVVDTAQDIRFYIRYRY; this is translated from the coding sequence ATGAAAAAAACATTACTGGTGTCTTTAGCGGCAGCGACTCTACTTATAAGCGATGCAAGTGCAGCGACGATGTATGATCGTTTCGAGGCTATGGAAAAAGAGATGAACAAGTTAAAAGCAGAACTTGCAAATCTAAAAGCGAAAGAAGCGAATTCAGAAAAAGCAGCAATGCAAAAAGATGACGCTGAAGAGGATGACTCAGAAGAGAAGCCGATGGCATCAAAAGCATCAAGTGATGATGAAGAAGATGACGATGAGCCGACAGTCGAAGAGAAAATTTCAGACATGCAAGACAGCATTGATAGTTTAAATAGAAGAACAGGCGGAAATCATTTAAAATTTACTGCGGATCTTAGAACAGCTGTTGAAAATCTGCAATACAAAATGGCAGACGGTACAAAAAATGAAAACGATGCATTTTTAACTAACAGATTATGGATCGGGACAAACTGGGCTGCTACTGACAATATAAGTTTTACGGCTCAGCTAGCTTACAACAAAGCTTATGGAGCAAGAAGCGGTGCAAGTACGAATAACTCGTACGAAAACTTTGACTGGATCACAAATGAAAATGCATATGATGATACACTAAGAGTCCGTTCAGCTTACTTCTTTTACAGAAACAATACATTCTTAGGAACAGATATCCCATGGACATTTAGTTTAGGACGCCGTCCTTCGACAAACGGACATCTTGTGAACTTCCGTGACGATGATCCTGCTGCATCACCGATGGGGCACACTATCAACGTTGAATTTGATGGACTTAGTTCTAAATTCTCACTTGAAAAAGTAACAGGTGTCAGCGGTATGTATGTGAAGTTTTGTGCAGGGCGCGGGATGACGAATGCTGCACCGAAGTTTTCTTCTACTCCTTATGCGAGTAACGCTCAAGAGATCAGTAACATCGATCTTGCCGGCCTTATCTTTGTACCGTATGATAACGGTCAATATAAAATCGGTACACAGTTTTACTATGCTAATAACCTGATAGATGAAGTAAACGCTTCTAATCCTAGTGCCGGTATGAAAACTGTAGGCGGTCTTTACAGCGGTACTGTTAACTTCGTAGCAAACGGGATCGGTGACGGTATCAGCGACTTCCTTGATGATACTATCTTCTTTGTAAGCGGTGCATGGTCTCAAACAAATCCTGACGGCGGCAAATATATGCTTGGAAGCAAGGATTCAGAAGCAGGTTACTCAGGGTGGGTAGGACTAAGAATACCGTCATTGATCAGCGAAAGCGGAAAATGGGGATTTGAATACAACTATGGTTCTAAATACTGGAGAAGTATGACTTACGGTGAAGATACAAACATAGGTTCAAAACTTGCAGCCCGCGGTAATGCTTATGAAGCGTATTTCACTGAGCCTTTAATAGACAATATTCTGACACTTCAGATACGTTATACATATATAGATTATGAATACAGCGGAAGTAACGGATTCTTTGGAGAACAAACAGGTACTCCGATGACTATGAGTGAAGCTGTCGCAGCCGGATACGGTTCTCAAGTAGTTGATACTGCTCAAGATATCCGTTTCTATATCAGATACAGATATTAA
- the fliR gene encoding flagellar biosynthetic protein FliR, which translates to MNYATIFTDTNIVGFILLFFRFASLFIAVPIFSHQSIPMVFKTAMAFFFTVVFYSSMQPVTFEINVVNLVLAILSELLFGLIIGIVLQLAFNVITFAGGQISFVMGFSMASAIDPQSGVSMPIISQFLSLMALMVLFSLNLHHWMLMFIDRSLSAIPLGGFMITKNLFSYIIHAASNMFIVGFTIAFPLIALSWMADIIFGMLMKTMPQFNLLVIGFPIKIIVSFAVLIATFASAMLILQIQMQDSFNWLETLF; encoded by the coding sequence ATGAATTATGCAACAATATTTACAGATACGAATATTGTAGGATTCATACTTCTTTTTTTCCGATTTGCTTCGCTTTTTATCGCCGTACCTATATTTTCGCACCAAAGTATTCCCATGGTCTTTAAAACGGCGATGGCTTTTTTCTTTACGGTCGTTTTTTACTCCTCTATGCAGCCTGTTACATTTGAAATAAATGTCGTTAATCTGGTGCTCGCAATACTCAGTGAGCTGCTGTTCGGGCTTATTATCGGAATCGTACTGCAGCTCGCATTTAACGTCATCACATTTGCCGGAGGGCAGATCTCGTTTGTTATGGGTTTCTCAATGGCAAGTGCGATCGATCCGCAATCGGGAGTATCGATGCCGATCATCAGCCAGTTTCTTTCTCTGATGGCGCTTATGGTACTGTTTTCATTGAACCTGCATCACTGGATGCTTATGTTTATAGACAGGTCTCTTAGTGCCATTCCTCTTGGCGGCTTTATGATCACGAAAAATCTTTTTAGTTATATCATCCATGCTGCGTCAAATATGTTTATCGTAGGCTTTACTATTGCCTTCCCTTTGATAGCATTATCATGGATGGCAGATATTATATTCGGGATGCTTATGAAGACGATGCCGCAGTTCAATCTCCTTGTCATCGGATTCCCGATAAAGATAATCGTTTCGTTCGCTGTTTTGATCGCTACCTTTGCCTCAGCGATGCTAATCCTCCAGATTCAGATGCAGGATTCATTTAATTGGCTGGAGACGCTTTTTTAA
- the gmk gene encoding guanylate kinase: MKSSGAILVLSGPSGAGKSSLIKKVSEEIGAYYFSISTTTRAMREGEVNGVDYHFVTLEEFKKDIEEEQFLEHALVHGNYYGTSVKPVKEALKAGKLVLFDIDVQGNMSVKNRFGDIATSVFITTPSLKELERRLRFRGTDSEEIIQNRISMAKREVQRISEYEFFIVNDDLDKAAKHLITIAKAARLKIPTTEINKFIIDWEN, from the coding sequence TTGAAAAGTAGTGGTGCCATTTTAGTTCTTTCGGGTCCAAGCGGAGCCGGAAAAAGTTCTTTGATCAAGAAAGTTTCAGAAGAGATAGGAGCGTATTATTTTTCTATCTCTACCACTACCAGAGCGATGCGCGAGGGTGAGGTAAACGGTGTCGATTATCATTTCGTGACACTTGAAGAGTTTAAAAAAGATATAGAAGAGGAGCAGTTTTTAGAACATGCGCTTGTCCACGGAAACTACTACGGGACATCTGTAAAGCCTGTCAAAGAAGCATTGAAGGCAGGGAAGTTGGTACTGTTTGATATTGATGTTCAAGGAAATATGTCTGTTAAAAACAGATTTGGAGATATCGCGACATCTGTGTTTATTACGACCCCGAGTCTAAAAGAGCTTGAGCGCAGACTGCGCTTTAGAGGTACGGACAGTGAAGAGATCATTCAAAACCGTATAAGTATGGCAAAACGTGAGGTTCAGCGTATCTCTGAGTATGAATTTTTTATTGTCAATGACGATTTAGACAAAGCCGCAAAACATCTGATTACTATCGCCAAAGCTGCAAGACTGAAAATCCCTACTACAGAGATCAATAAGTTTATAATTGATTGGGAAAACTAA
- the tsf gene encoding translation elongation factor Ts produces the protein MAEITAAMVKELRTATDAPMMDCKKALTETDGDFEKAVEFLRERGIAKSAKKADRVAAEGSIGLKIADDFSKATLVEVNSETDFVAKNDGFKDLVAKSVSQAYATDCNTTEALRETEIDGKSFALTFDEAVAKIGEKIEIRRIATLTGNENTIVNGYVHSNTRIGVIVAIECDSAKTAQAMIDTAKNVAMHASAMKPTTLSYKDFDPTFVENETIGRIEVIKKENEELARLKKPLKNVPQYISMSQLTPEVLATAEANIKAELKAQNKPEQIWDKIVPGQLARFIDDNTTLDKEQALLDQNYVLDDKLTVAQAVEAAGKAAGGTAKITAFFRLEVGEGIEKVVDDFAAEVAAQMA, from the coding sequence ATGGCAGAAATTACAGCAGCAATGGTAAAAGAGTTGCGTACAGCAACTGATGCACCGATGATGGATTGTAAAAAAGCACTGACAGAAACTGATGGTGATTTTGAAAAAGCAGTTGAATTCCTTCGTGAACGCGGTATCGCTAAGTCAGCTAAAAAAGCTGACCGCGTTGCAGCTGAAGGTTCAATCGGTCTTAAAATAGCTGATGATTTTTCAAAAGCTACTCTAGTTGAAGTTAACTCTGAGACTGACTTCGTTGCTAAAAATGACGGTTTTAAAGACCTTGTTGCAAAATCTGTTTCTCAAGCGTACGCTACAGACTGTAATACAACTGAAGCACTTCGTGAAACTGAGATCGACGGAAAGTCTTTTGCTTTAACATTCGATGAAGCTGTTGCGAAAATCGGTGAAAAAATCGAGATCCGCCGTATAGCTACATTGACTGGTAACGAAAACACTATCGTTAACGGTTATGTTCACTCAAATACTCGTATCGGTGTTATCGTTGCTATCGAGTGTGACAGTGCTAAAACTGCTCAAGCTATGATAGATACGGCTAAAAACGTAGCAATGCACGCATCTGCTATGAAACCGACTACATTAAGCTATAAAGATTTCGATCCTACTTTCGTAGAAAACGAAACAATAGGTCGTATTGAAGTTATCAAAAAAGAGAATGAAGAGCTTGCTCGTCTTAAAAAACCTCTTAAAAATGTACCTCAATACATCTCTATGTCTCAATTGACTCCGGAAGTATTAGCTACTGCTGAAGCAAATATCAAAGCTGAGTTAAAAGCTCAAAATAAACCTGAGCAGATCTGGGATAAAATCGTTCCTGGTCAATTAGCTCGTTTTATCGATGATAACACGACTTTAGACAAAGAGCAAGCACTTTTAGATCAAAACTATGTTCTTGATGACAAACTGACTGTTGCACAAGCTGTTGAAGCAGCTGGTAAAGCAGCTGGCGGTACAGCTAAGATCACTGCATTCTTCCGCCTAGAAGTAGGTGAAGGTATAGAAAAAGTAGTTGATGACTTCGCAGCAGAAGTTGCAGCTCAAATGGCATAA
- a CDS encoding flagellin, translating to MQVNSSTNNSLLYINEHKKSAEGSLNKISTAKNEQLDDASLALIASSIGNDIGTLSQGLQNATDATSIMQIADGVLQGLSKNAEELSVLAVKSNSAALSSDEKAALNTRADAIKASMQDSVNSASFNGQAIFGRSMEFSLGNSTIATNVSDINVDNLNLNAPDSISNFMKILNSMRSDVGSTVNALKSSTDSILTQIGSLSSAKSQMNDADIAKESANFAQQNMMLNASLMAQAHAKSVNAARVSQLLG from the coding sequence ATGCAGGTAAATAGTTCTACAAACAACTCTTTATTATATATCAATGAGCATAAGAAGAGTGCGGAAGGTTCTTTAAATAAGATATCTACTGCCAAAAACGAACAGCTTGACGATGCTTCTCTTGCTCTTATAGCAAGTTCTATCGGAAACGATATCGGTACTCTCTCGCAAGGATTGCAAAACGCGACAGATGCGACAAGCATAATGCAGATAGCCGACGGAGTCCTTCAGGGTCTGTCCAAAAATGCAGAGGAATTGAGTGTACTTGCGGTCAAATCTAACAGTGCTGCACTTTCTAGTGATGAAAAAGCTGCACTAAACACGAGAGCAGATGCGATAAAAGCGAGCATGCAAGACAGCGTAAACAGTGCATCTTTTAACGGACAGGCGATATTTGGCAGAAGTATGGAGTTTTCACTTGGAAATAGTACCATAGCTACAAATGTCTCTGATATCAATGTCGATAATCTGAATTTAAACGCACCTGACAGTATCTCAAACTTTATGAAGATTTTAAATAGTATGCGCAGTGATGTAGGGTCTACCGTTAATGCTTTAAAAAGTTCAACGGATTCTATCTTGACTCAGATAGGTTCTTTATCATCTGCTAAATCGCAGATGAATGACGCGGATATTGCAAAAGAATCTGCAAACTTTGCTCAGCAAAACATGATGTTAAATGCTTCACTTATGGCACAAGCTCATGCCAAGAGTGTTAACGCAGCCAGAGTTTCTCAACTTCTAGGCTAA
- a CDS encoding acyl-CoA acyltransferase: protein MKKIDVRKASKDDSKFLALSMLKSSRAGKKIGIFDLIFDVENDDILLEKLEQLTTSDIKTYCHYSNFFIATVEGKHVGTLCNYEPRIATPELLKTALEKMGVSEEYEERASMISLCGFESDKRTWMLDFLTEQDGFGGLVIIKELLKKSLLTASLKGYRIVHTIVEIGSADIMLVYKKLGFKVIDEKKCEVFKENFGRSGVALLEFHL, encoded by the coding sequence ATGAAAAAAATTGATGTTAGAAAAGCCTCTAAGGATGATTCTAAGTTTTTAGCTTTATCAATGTTGAAGAGTTCTCGAGCGGGCAAGAAGATAGGTATATTTGACCTTATTTTTGATGTAGAGAACGATGATATATTATTGGAGAAACTGGAGCAGCTTACCACTTCCGATATAAAGACATATTGCCATTATTCAAATTTTTTTATTGCAACTGTTGAAGGGAAGCATGTCGGCACATTATGTAACTATGAACCCAGGATCGCAACACCGGAATTATTGAAAACAGCACTTGAGAAAATGGGTGTCAGTGAAGAGTATGAAGAACGCGCTTCCATGATCTCTCTTTGCGGGTTTGAGAGTGATAAAAGAACATGGATGCTGGACTTTTTAACAGAGCAGGATGGATTCGGCGGGCTGGTGATAATCAAAGAGCTTTTAAAGAAAAGTCTCTTAACTGCGAGTCTAAAGGGTTACCGCATTGTCCATACGATAGTCGAGATTGGTTCTGCCGATATCATGCTCGTGTATAAAAAACTCGGATTTAAAGTGATCGATGAAAAAAAATGCGAAGTCTTTAAAGAGAATTTTGGGCGCAGCGGAGTCGCTCTTTTAGAATTTCATCTGTAG
- the rpsB gene encoding 30S ribosomal protein S2 produces the protein MVTMKDLLECGVHFGHQTRRWNPKMKKYIFGVRKNIHIIDLQKTLRYFRNTYQIVVDAAAEGKTVLFVGTKKQARNTVKEAAIKCGMPYVENRWLGGMLTNFETIQKSIRKLEAIEQMEENGQMGLLTKKEALMLSRQKEKLAAYFGGIRDMKKLPDMLFVLDAAKEHIAVLEARCLHIPIVAPLDTNCDPDLIDFPIPGNDDAIRSIQLFCNEMAEAINEGKALANGGSTTDVEEELAAADAKEVEAEETAEEEE, from the coding sequence ATGGTAACTATGAAAGACCTATTAGAATGTGGTGTACACTTCGGACACCAAACTCGTCGTTGGAATCCAAAGATGAAAAAATACATCTTCGGTGTGCGTAAAAACATCCATATCATCGATTTACAAAAAACATTACGTTATTTCCGTAATACATACCAAATCGTTGTTGATGCAGCAGCTGAAGGAAAAACTGTACTTTTCGTCGGAACAAAAAAACAAGCTCGTAACACTGTAAAAGAAGCAGCTATCAAATGTGGTATGCCATATGTTGAAAACCGTTGGTTAGGTGGGATGCTTACAAACTTCGAGACTATCCAAAAATCTATCCGTAAACTTGAGGCTATCGAGCAAATGGAAGAAAACGGTCAAATGGGACTATTAACTAAGAAAGAAGCTTTAATGCTTTCTCGTCAAAAAGAGAAACTTGCTGCTTATTTCGGTGGTATCCGTGATATGAAAAAACTTCCTGATATGCTTTTCGTACTAGATGCGGCAAAAGAGCACATCGCAGTTTTAGAAGCTCGTTGTTTACATATTCCTATCGTAGCTCCACTAGATACTAACTGTGATCCGGATCTTATCGATTTCCCAATCCCGGGTAATGATGATGCTATCCGTTCGATTCAACTTTTCTGTAACGAAATGGCTGAAGCGATCAACGAAGGTAAAGCATTAGCAAACGGCGGTTCTACTACTGATGTAGAAGAAGAGTTGGCAGCTGCAGATGCAAAAGAAGTAGAAGCAGAAGAAACAGCAGAAGAGGAAGAATAA
- a CDS encoding L,D-transpeptidase family protein → MIKVFLIFVLLQFNTLMARQIVLVIADDFNSSKARLFGFEGSKTVFSNIDVNLGRSGLAWGVKEKDFIHKGAEPSKYEGDGKSPAGIFPISRSFGYGENVFLLPYIKSTPSTICVDDVKSSFYNKIIDMQKERPDSFEFMKRDDEQYKIGAVVEYNANAVKGRGSCIFLHVQKEPGHPTSGCTSMRYGDLQKILQWLDPNKDPILVQVPKEYLDEVFKQFPQISSKKIISTIK, encoded by the coding sequence ATGATAAAAGTATTCTTAATCTTTGTACTGCTTCAATTTAACACTCTCATGGCACGTCAGATCGTTTTAGTAATAGCAGATGATTTCAATTCAAGCAAGGCGAGACTCTTCGGTTTTGAAGGTTCAAAAACAGTTTTTAGCAACATCGATGTCAATCTGGGAAGATCGGGATTGGCTTGGGGCGTGAAGGAAAAAGATTTCATTCATAAAGGCGCCGAACCGTCAAAATATGAAGGTGACGGTAAATCTCCTGCCGGGATATTTCCTATATCGCGCAGCTTTGGATACGGCGAAAATGTTTTTTTGCTTCCATACATAAAAAGCACTCCATCCACAATATGTGTCGATGATGTAAAATCTTCTTTTTACAATAAGATCATAGATATGCAAAAAGAAAGACCCGACAGCTTTGAGTTTATGAAACGTGATGATGAGCAATACAAGATTGGTGCCGTTGTCGAGTATAACGCTAATGCCGTAAAAGGGAGAGGTTCATGTATATTTTTACATGTACAAAAAGAACCCGGCCATCCGACTTCCGGGTGTACATCTATGAGATACGGGGATCTTCAGAAGATCTTACAATGGCTTGATCCGAACAAAGACCCTATCTTGGTACAGGTTCCAAAAGAGTATCTCGATGAAGTCTTCAAACAGTTTCCACAGATAAGCAGTAAGAAGATAATTAGTACAATAAAATAA